One part of the Sporosarcina ureae genome encodes these proteins:
- a CDS encoding prephenate dehydrogenase produces the protein MKTTVSIIGLGLIGGSLGLALKRNPEVHIIGFDRSYATADEAFRRGIIDTVAPSAKSACEQADFVVFATPVNTTVALFEEAVEWDFKEHAIVSDTGSTKKPIMDAAKALQNKGITFIGGHPMAGSHKSGVSAAMEHLFENAYYILTPNETTTEEQIMHIENLLSSTKAKLIVLQAEEHDRMTAIISHFPHIVASSLVGRLAAQEEDQPFVKKLAAGGFRDLTRIASADPVMWRDITIQNREELLSQVDGWLHEMNSIRDMLEENNPEHIFDFFAQAKTYRDQLPSTSQGATQGALYMPFDLHIDIPDHPGIISEITKILADSNISLTNIRIVETRTDVYGILVISFQSASERKRARQVLTSETDYSMHVL, from the coding sequence ATGAAAACGACTGTAAGTATTATCGGACTCGGGTTGATCGGTGGATCCCTTGGTCTAGCATTAAAGCGAAATCCAGAAGTTCATATTATAGGTTTTGACCGTTCTTACGCTACTGCTGATGAAGCATTTCGAAGAGGAATCATCGATACGGTTGCACCTTCCGCAAAATCAGCCTGTGAACAGGCTGACTTTGTTGTTTTTGCGACGCCTGTTAACACGACAGTGGCTCTTTTTGAAGAAGCGGTAGAGTGGGACTTTAAAGAACATGCAATTGTCAGTGATACAGGCAGTACGAAAAAACCTATTATGGATGCAGCTAAAGCATTGCAAAATAAAGGAATTACCTTCATTGGTGGTCATCCGATGGCGGGTTCTCATAAGAGCGGTGTATCTGCTGCGATGGAGCATCTCTTTGAGAATGCGTATTATATTCTCACCCCTAATGAAACAACAACTGAAGAACAAATCATGCATATAGAAAATTTGCTGTCTTCAACTAAAGCGAAATTGATTGTACTACAAGCAGAAGAGCATGATCGCATGACGGCAATTATTAGCCATTTTCCGCATATTGTTGCATCTTCTTTAGTCGGTCGTTTAGCTGCACAAGAAGAAGATCAACCATTCGTAAAAAAATTGGCTGCAGGTGGTTTCAGAGATTTAACACGTATCGCTTCGGCAGATCCTGTCATGTGGCGAGATATTACCATTCAAAATAGAGAAGAATTATTGTCACAAGTGGATGGTTGGCTTCATGAGATGAACTCGATCCGCGATATGCTAGAAGAGAATAATCCAGAGCATATTTTTGATTTCTTTGCACAGGCAAAAACGTACCGCGATCAATTGCCTTCCACAAGTCAAGGTGCAACTCAAGGGGCGCTTTATATGCCATTTGATTTACACATCGACATACCCGATCATCCTGGTATCATTTCCGAAATCACTAAAATTCTAGCAGATTCTAATATTAGTTTGACTAATATACGTATCGTCGAAACACGTACAGATGTGTACGGTATTTTGGTTATTAGCTTTCAATCAGCTTCTGAACGTAAGCGAGCTCGTCAAGTGTTGACGTCAGAAACGGATTATTCCATGCACGTACTTTAA
- the aroA gene encoding 3-phosphoshikimate 1-carboxyvinyltransferase: MSEQQTVSFEKPVLRGTLQVPGDKSISHRAVMLGSIAKGKTTISGFLDGEDCLSTIEMFKQLGVKITRNGTDVTVESPGIANWQTPAKALDAGNSGTTARLMLGILSGSSVTSEMCGDQYLSKRPMKRVTDPLEQMGATITSEGKADYLPLTITGKTLQAIDYLMPVASAQVKSAILLAGLQAQGTTSVTEIAVSRDHTERMLVQFGAELEQQDKVIRIEGGQQLTGTDVVVPGDISSAAFFMVATAVVENSDVSFLKVGLNPTRTGILDVLESMGVEIELSDEQGFTGERYGTVRIRHSKLRGTEIGGELIPRLIDELPVLALLATQAEGKTVIKDAEELRVKETDRIEAVATELRKLGANIETTPDGMIIQGPTPLTGATLQSYGDHRLGMMAAVAGLITSSPVQIDNPSCIAISYPHFFEDLSELVNQ; encoded by the coding sequence ATGTCAGAACAACAAACCGTTTCATTTGAAAAACCGGTCCTTCGCGGCACTTTGCAAGTACCTGGAGATAAATCTATTTCCCACCGTGCCGTGATGTTGGGGTCAATTGCAAAAGGCAAAACGACTATCAGTGGATTTTTGGATGGTGAAGATTGTCTGAGTACGATTGAAATGTTCAAACAGCTTGGTGTGAAGATTACTCGTAACGGAACAGATGTCACTGTTGAAAGTCCTGGCATCGCGAATTGGCAGACACCTGCTAAGGCATTGGATGCAGGCAACTCGGGAACGACTGCTCGTTTAATGCTAGGTATTTTATCAGGATCTTCGGTTACTTCTGAAATGTGTGGAGACCAATATTTGTCGAAGCGACCAATGAAACGCGTAACAGATCCTTTAGAACAAATGGGTGCTACTATTACGAGTGAAGGGAAGGCGGATTATTTACCTCTAACTATCACTGGAAAAACGTTGCAGGCCATCGACTATTTAATGCCTGTTGCCAGTGCACAGGTGAAGTCTGCCATTTTACTGGCGGGTCTTCAAGCACAGGGCACGACTTCTGTTACTGAAATTGCTGTCTCTCGTGATCATACGGAGCGCATGCTAGTCCAATTTGGTGCGGAGCTTGAACAACAAGATAAAGTGATTCGTATAGAAGGTGGACAGCAACTGACGGGGACTGATGTTGTAGTGCCAGGGGATATTTCATCTGCAGCATTTTTCATGGTAGCAACAGCAGTAGTAGAAAATAGTGATGTTTCGTTTCTAAAAGTTGGATTGAACCCTACTCGGACAGGTATACTAGACGTACTGGAATCGATGGGTGTAGAGATCGAACTATCGGATGAACAAGGGTTTACAGGTGAGCGCTACGGTACTGTGCGTATCCGACATTCTAAACTGCGAGGGACGGAAATTGGTGGCGAATTGATTCCAAGACTGATCGATGAACTTCCCGTACTTGCATTGTTGGCAACACAAGCGGAAGGAAAGACCGTGATCAAAGACGCGGAAGAACTTCGTGTTAAAGAGACGGACCGTATTGAAGCAGTTGCTACAGAATTGCGGAAACTCGGAGCGAATATCGAGACCACACCGGATGGAATGATTATACAAGGACCGACACCTTTAACGGGAGCTACACTGCAATCATACGGTGACCACCGTCTTGGAATGATGGCAGCCGTTGCAGGATTGATTACGTCTAGTCCTGTTCAAATCGATAATCCATCTTGTATTGCTATTTCCTATCCACACTTTTTCGAAGATCTATCGGAGCTAGTGAATCAATAA
- a CDS encoding tetratricopeptide repeat protein, with translation MNVLQELEQILLDGDLDALQDKIQKLQAANEYDALYDVANMLVEYGFVGQADGIFSELLVVFPDEAQLKIDRAAALLELGEEDEALLLLTDISPDEEEYVQALLAQADYYQMLGLAETALAKVREAAELAPHELVIQLAQAELLLDSGRYSESVRIYQKLHESSDEVAGVRLSSRLAEAYSAGAAYEEAIPFYEELLENASNPEELFGLALAYYQTARYSEAVTRLEQLIEMDPDYFSAYMLAGQSYAQQNEDDKAYELFQKGIERDEFDKELQLAAGKSALKLQMPEQAEMHLKEALVLDPEYIDALVTLAAVYENQEEDEALIELLLYAEADQLEIPLLDAFLAYAYERKEDYKKANEMYLKAYDGMNEDAAFLDQYARFLLEEGKREEALPIIQQLVRIAPHEEEWTAYIAQSEEEG, from the coding sequence ATGAATGTACTGCAGGAATTGGAGCAAATTTTACTCGACGGAGATTTAGATGCTCTACAAGATAAAATACAGAAACTGCAAGCGGCGAATGAATATGATGCTCTATATGATGTCGCGAATATGTTAGTCGAATATGGATTCGTCGGACAAGCAGACGGGATATTCTCAGAGCTACTAGTAGTGTTCCCGGATGAAGCGCAGCTGAAAATAGATCGAGCTGCTGCTTTGCTTGAACTGGGTGAAGAGGATGAAGCGCTATTATTGCTAACGGATATCTCACCAGACGAGGAAGAGTATGTTCAAGCATTGCTAGCGCAGGCGGATTATTATCAAATGCTTGGCCTTGCCGAAACAGCATTAGCTAAAGTACGGGAAGCTGCAGAACTGGCTCCTCACGAACTGGTAATCCAGCTAGCGCAAGCGGAGCTTCTATTGGACTCAGGAAGATACAGTGAATCGGTGAGAATTTATCAGAAGCTTCACGAGTCATCTGACGAGGTTGCGGGCGTACGTCTGTCTTCACGTCTTGCCGAAGCTTACAGCGCAGGTGCTGCGTATGAAGAAGCCATACCTTTCTATGAGGAATTACTTGAGAATGCATCAAATCCTGAAGAATTATTCGGATTGGCATTGGCTTACTACCAAACTGCACGCTATTCGGAAGCCGTAACGCGTCTCGAGCAATTAATTGAAATGGATCCAGATTATTTCTCGGCCTATATGCTAGCAGGTCAAAGTTATGCCCAGCAAAATGAAGATGACAAAGCCTATGAACTGTTCCAAAAAGGTATTGAGCGTGATGAATTTGATAAAGAATTACAACTCGCTGCAGGTAAATCTGCTTTAAAACTGCAAATGCCTGAACAAGCAGAAATGCATTTGAAAGAAGCACTCGTACTGGATCCGGAATATATCGATGCTCTCGTAACGCTTGCTGCAGTCTACGAAAATCAGGAAGAGGACGAGGCATTAATTGAATTGCTACTGTACGCAGAAGCAGATCAATTGGAGATTCCTTTACTCGATGCTTTTCTTGCATATGCCTATGAGCGTAAGGAAGATTATAAAAAAGCGAATGAAATGTATTTGAAAGCATATGATGGGATGAACGAAGATGCTGCTTTCTTAGATCAATATGCACGATTCTTGCTAGAGGAAGGCAAACGCGAAGAAGCATTGCCGATTATTCAGCAGCTAGTTAGAATTGCACCGCATGAAGAAGAATGGACAGCATATATCGCGCAATCTGAAGAGGAGGGGTAA
- a CDS encoding ReoY family proteolytic degradation factor: MNAMVPVAAKKEFLRWFLKRYRLKRRECVWILNYLLSNEHLLTNVHFTDEAHHCPRAMIISTTEVDSIPFRFYKGSLMTADAEKSFHDLRLHPDEDMFIQLNFKNSNKCPEYASVAEENPYLPEDLLKKKKDQQIAEKLLEESFTLTTNEMLLKKIDEALDKGDRELFISLTAMLNEMKKDKDIHQ, from the coding sequence ATGAATGCCATGGTTCCTGTAGCTGCCAAGAAAGAATTTTTAAGGTGGTTTTTAAAGCGCTATCGATTAAAGCGACGGGAATGTGTATGGATTTTAAATTATCTTCTCAGCAACGAACATTTATTGACGAATGTTCACTTCACAGATGAAGCTCATCACTGTCCGCGTGCTATGATCATTTCCACAACAGAAGTGGATAGTATTCCCTTCCGTTTCTACAAGGGGAGTTTGATGACAGCAGACGCAGAAAAATCATTTCACGACCTTAGGCTGCATCCAGATGAAGATATGTTCATCCAACTGAATTTCAAAAACAGCAATAAGTGTCCGGAGTATGCGAGTGTGGCGGAAGAGAATCCTTATTTGCCTGAAGATCTCTTGAAGAAAAAGAAGGACCAGCAAATAGCGGAAAAACTTCTCGAAGAGAGCTTCACCTTGACGACCAATGAAATGTTGCTGAAGAAAATCGACGAAGCGCTAGACAAAGGCGACCGTGAGCTATTCATCAGCTTAACGGCTATGCTGAATGAAATGAAAAAAGATAAAGACATTCACCAATGA
- a CDS encoding DUF2487 family protein, protein MNWVPKDVDTYINQKEYIDTIVVPLIAIDTRPETMKNSASSSEFLMNLSMFIEKQFKGRMMFMPPVSYTQSTDLQQMADTLSEDLQKSSFTHVFYLTTDPKWTSVTVEGKIVWLPSIPLETMDNHLRQTIMEDQLRQVLTHFMESWNVQ, encoded by the coding sequence ATGAACTGGGTTCCGAAGGATGTAGATACCTACATAAATCAGAAAGAATATATCGATACAATCGTTGTGCCTTTGATTGCCATAGATACGCGACCTGAAACTATGAAAAACAGCGCTTCCTCTTCCGAATTCTTGATGAATCTTTCCATGTTCATCGAGAAGCAGTTCAAGGGGCGTATGATGTTCATGCCGCCTGTGTCCTATACACAGTCGACAGACTTGCAGCAAATGGCAGATACGCTGTCAGAGGACTTGCAGAAGTCTTCCTTTACGCATGTTTTCTATCTCACGACGGATCCGAAGTGGACAAGCGTCACGGTGGAGGGTAAGATTGTCTGGCTGCCGTCTATCCCACTAGAGACAATGGATAACCATCTACGTCAGACCATCATGGAAGACCAGCTACGGCAAGTTCTGACACACTTCATGGAGAGTTGGAACGTGCAGTGA
- a CDS encoding ubiquinol-cytochrome c reductase iron-sulfur subunit, producing MMSNKVSRRTFLSYTLMGTGGFMASAMLMPMIRFAIDPVLASAGGSDMIPTPQKEADLSEVPVRVDYTIKDRQDAWYTSDESNTAWVYKEGDKVIALSPVCKHLGCTVNWEGDEHKNEFFCPCHAGRYKKNGDNIPGTPPLGPLDEFEVEVIDGFVYLGGVIPNTLV from the coding sequence CTGATGAGCAATAAAGTGTCAAGACGCACGTTCCTAAGTTATACATTAATGGGAACTGGTGGGTTCATGGCCTCTGCAATGCTGATGCCGATGATTCGTTTCGCAATTGATCCCGTTCTGGCTAGTGCCGGCGGTTCCGACATGATTCCAACACCGCAAAAAGAAGCCGATCTTTCAGAAGTACCGGTTCGTGTAGACTATACAATCAAAGATCGACAAGATGCATGGTATACTTCTGACGAATCTAACACGGCTTGGGTCTACAAAGAAGGCGACAAAGTCATAGCACTTTCTCCAGTCTGTAAACACTTAGGGTGTACTGTAAACTGGGAAGGCGACGAGCATAAAAACGAGTTTTTCTGCCCTTGTCACGCTGGACGTTACAAGAAAAATGGTGATAACATTCCAGGAACACCGCCACTTGGACCGCTTGATGAGTTTGAAGTAGAAGTCATCGACGGATTTGTCTATCTTGGTGGAGTAATACCGAACACATTAGTCTAA
- the qcrB gene encoding menaquinol-cytochrome c reductase cytochrome b subunit produces the protein MLNKIYDWVDERLDITPIWRDIADHEVPEHVNPAHHFSAFIYCFGGLTFFVTVIQILSGMFLTMYYTPDIENAWKSVFYLQNDVAFGELVRGMHHWGASLVIVMMFLHTLRVFFTGSYKKPRELNWIVGVLIFGVMLGLGFTGYLLPWDMKALFATKVGIEIAASVPFIGEQIKILLAGDSTILGAQTLTRFFAIHVFFLPAALLGLLAAHFIMIRRQGISGPL, from the coding sequence GTGTTAAATAAAATTTATGATTGGGTGGATGAACGGTTAGATATCACACCAATTTGGCGAGATATCGCTGACCACGAAGTACCTGAGCACGTAAACCCTGCACATCATTTTTCTGCATTCATCTATTGTTTCGGAGGTTTGACGTTTTTCGTAACGGTTATCCAAATCTTGTCTGGTATGTTCCTGACAATGTATTACACACCGGATATTGAAAACGCATGGAAATCAGTTTTCTACCTTCAAAATGATGTTGCATTCGGTGAACTTGTGCGAGGGATGCACCACTGGGGAGCTTCGTTAGTTATCGTAATGATGTTCCTACATACTTTGCGTGTATTCTTTACAGGGTCTTATAAGAAACCTCGTGAATTGAACTGGATCGTCGGAGTGTTAATCTTCGGCGTCATGCTAGGTCTAGGTTTCACAGGCTATCTATTGCCTTGGGATATGAAAGCTCTATTTGCAACAAAAGTTGGGATTGAGATTGCCGCGTCAGTACCTTTCATCGGAGAACAGATTAAAATCCTTCTCGCGGGTGATTCCACGATTCTAGGTGCACAGACGTTAACAAGATTCTTCGCGATTCATGTATTTTTCCTACCAGCTGCTTTGCTTGGGTTGCTTGCAGCACACTTTATCATGATCAGAAGACAAGGTATTTCCGGACCACTATAA
- a CDS encoding menaquinol-cytochrome c reductase cytochrome b/c subunit → MHRGKGMKFVGDSRIKASGKMANTPKDYSEYPGKTEAFWPNFLLKEWMVGAVFLIGYLIVTLAHPSPLERQADPTDTMYIPIPDWYFLFMYQLLKYEFASGPYNVIGAIVIPGLAFMALMLVPFMDTTKERRPFKRPLPTGFMILSFLAIFYLTWESVENHDWEAAKVQGAIVDEVEYDETAEGYEIYQGSSCIGCHGDSFQGGLGLPLTNTGMTPEEIIEIAHDGRGSMPPGTWEGSDEDLQVLAEFISELETK, encoded by the coding sequence ATGCACCGCGGAAAAGGGATGAAATTTGTTGGGGATTCGCGCATCAAGGCTTCAGGCAAGATGGCGAATACACCAAAAGACTACTCAGAATATCCGGGTAAAACCGAAGCATTCTGGCCAAACTTTCTATTGAAAGAGTGGATGGTTGGAGCGGTTTTCTTAATCGGCTATCTAATCGTTACTCTTGCACACCCGTCACCGCTTGAGCGTCAAGCGGACCCGACGGATACAATGTATATACCGATACCAGACTGGTATTTCCTATTCATGTATCAGCTATTGAAATATGAATTCGCTTCCGGTCCTTATAACGTGATCGGTGCGATCGTCATTCCAGGATTGGCATTTATGGCATTAATGCTAGTTCCATTCATGGATACAACGAAAGAGAGACGTCCATTTAAGCGTCCGTTGCCAACAGGCTTCATGATTCTTTCATTCTTGGCGATCTTCTACTTGACTTGGGAATCAGTCGAAAACCACGACTGGGAAGCAGCAAAAGTTCAAGGTGCAATCGTTGATGAAGTAGAATATGATGAAACAGCAGAAGGGTATGAGATTTATCAGGGCTCTTCCTGTATTGGCTGTCACGGTGACTCTTTCCAAGGTGGATTGGGCTTGCCGTTAACTAACACAGGTATGACACCTGAAGAAATCATCGAAATCGCTCATGATGGCCGAGGTTCAATGCCTCCTGGTACATGGGAAGGTTCAGATGAAGATCTTCAAGTACTTGCTGAATTTATATCTGAGCTAGAAACGAAGTAA
- a CDS encoding DUF1405 domain-containing protein has translation MFLRMLWAQIWMILSHKSFLWILLFINILGSVYGYDWYMWQLEITEPKFWIFVPDSPTATLFFCFAIIGWLLNRNFKLMEALALITLIKYGLWAVAMNLLTLVVTGSIGWVGWMLIGSHFAMALQGILYLPKYRFTGWHIAIAAIWTLHNDVIDYVFGQMPIYRDLTQFSPQIGYFTFWLSIACIVIAIWDYRSRLKARALKA, from the coding sequence ATGTTTTTGCGAATGTTATGGGCACAAATCTGGATGATTCTTTCACATAAATCATTCTTATGGATTCTTCTTTTCATTAATATATTAGGGTCTGTGTACGGATATGATTGGTATATGTGGCAGCTGGAAATTACCGAGCCAAAGTTTTGGATTTTCGTACCGGATAGTCCGACCGCTACATTATTCTTTTGTTTCGCTATCATCGGCTGGCTACTCAATCGAAACTTCAAACTGATGGAAGCTCTCGCACTCATTACGCTGATCAAATATGGATTATGGGCAGTGGCAATGAACTTGCTGACACTTGTCGTAACGGGTTCGATCGGCTGGGTTGGTTGGATGCTGATTGGTTCTCACTTCGCAATGGCATTGCAAGGCATTCTGTATTTACCGAAATATAGATTCACTGGGTGGCATATTGCCATTGCCGCAATTTGGACACTTCATAACGATGTAATTGATTATGTGTTTGGGCAAATGCCCATTTACCGTGACTTGACGCAATTCAGTCCGCAAATCGGTTATTTCACATTTTGGTTATCGATCGCTTGTATTGTAATTGCAATATGGGATTATAGATCAAGATTGAAAGCACGGGCTTTGAAAGCGTAG
- a CDS encoding zinc metallopeptidase, translated as MDVFWIYFAVILLLPIYAQFKVKSTYKKYSKIRSTSGMTGAQVARLILDQNGLHDVKVVESQGFLTDHYNPLTKIVALSTSNYHESSVAGTAVAAHEVGHAIQDKEAYSFLRFRHRLAPVASITSNASWVFIMIGIIFSSMNSLLGIGIVLMAVGVLFQIVTLPVEFNASSRAMDQIVQLGIIRNDEEPQAKKVLSAAAMTYVAATAVAVLELVRLVLIFTSRD; from the coding sequence ATCGACGTGTTCTGGATTTACTTTGCCGTCATTTTATTGCTACCGATTTACGCGCAATTTAAAGTGAAAAGCACATATAAAAAGTATTCGAAGATCCGTTCTACTTCTGGGATGACCGGTGCTCAAGTAGCGAGACTTATCCTGGATCAAAATGGTTTACATGATGTGAAAGTTGTGGAGAGCCAGGGGTTCTTAACGGATCACTATAATCCATTGACAAAAATCGTGGCATTGTCTACGAGTAACTATCACGAATCATCTGTTGCAGGTACAGCAGTAGCTGCGCACGAAGTTGGTCACGCTATTCAAGACAAAGAGGCTTACTCTTTCTTGCGCTTCCGCCACAGATTGGCGCCAGTCGCAAGTATAACTTCTAACGCATCTTGGGTATTCATCATGATCGGAATTATCTTCTCAAGCATGAATTCTTTGCTAGGGATCGGAATTGTGTTGATGGCAGTCGGTGTATTGTTCCAAATTGTTACATTGCCTGTAGAGTTTAATGCATCTTCACGTGCGATGGACCAGATCGTTCAACTTGGAATTATCCGCAACGACGAAGAGCCACAAGCGAAAAAGGTATTAAGTGCAGCAGCGATGACATATGTTGCCGCAACTGCAGTAGCTGTTCTAGAATTAGTACGTTTAGTACTAATCTTTACAAGCCGCGACTAA
- a CDS encoding YitT family protein gives MFAGIRVRNILLIILGAALFSFGLVNFTIQHELAEGGFTGITLILLFAFNWDPALMNLLLNIPMFIIGWKMLGRRSFIYTVIGTVAVSVFIKLFMKYEVNIHMEGDLFLVSLFAGVFIGVGLGIIFRSGGTTGGSDIIARLAHKKFGITMGKTMFTFDAAIILLSWAVYLDYRSMMYTLVALFVGARVIDFVQEGAYSARGAFIVTNFPDEIASKIADSMERGVTVFKGYGHFSKEDREILYCVVGKNEMIRLKNLIVSVDPEAFVSMMEVHDVMGEGFTLDEQKRPIAD, from the coding sequence TTGTTCGCTGGAATTCGTGTACGCAATATCTTATTAATTATCTTGGGTGCAGCATTATTTAGTTTCGGACTCGTAAACTTTACGATCCAACATGAACTGGCGGAAGGCGGATTCACAGGAATTACGTTGATCTTACTGTTCGCCTTCAATTGGGATCCCGCATTGATGAACTTGTTGCTGAATATTCCCATGTTCATTATAGGATGGAAAATGCTTGGTAGACGTTCCTTCATTTATACCGTCATTGGTACAGTAGCCGTCTCCGTATTCATTAAATTGTTTATGAAATATGAAGTCAATATCCATATGGAAGGCGATCTATTCTTAGTTTCATTATTTGCGGGTGTTTTCATCGGTGTTGGGCTCGGTATTATATTTAGAAGCGGTGGTACGACAGGCGGCTCTGATATCATAGCAAGGCTTGCGCATAAGAAATTCGGCATTACAATGGGCAAAACGATGTTCACATTTGATGCAGCAATCATCTTATTGTCATGGGCTGTGTATTTAGACTACCGTTCGATGATGTACACTTTAGTTGCGTTATTCGTCGGTGCGCGGGTCATTGATTTCGTTCAAGAAGGTGCATATTCCGCAAGAGGTGCTTTCATCGTAACGAACTTCCCCGATGAAATCGCTAGTAAAATCGCCGATTCAATGGAACGTGGCGTGACCGTGTTCAAAGGATACGGACATTTTTCAAAGGAAGATCGTGAAATACTCTATTGTGTAGTCGGTAAAAATGAAATGATTCGATTGAAGAATCTGATCGTCTCAGTCGATCCTGAAGCGTTTGTCTCCATGATGGAAGTACATGATGTCATGGGTGAAGGTTTCACACTGGATGAACAAAAACGGCCAATTGCCGATTAA
- a CDS encoding nucleotide pyrophosphohydrolase, whose amino-acid sequence MTKTMEQLQQEVDTYITGFKEGYFPPMELIARLTEELGELSREVQDRYGMKKKKSTEAVRTLEEETGDLLFVLICFANSQQIDLSTALETVLTKFNTRDKDRWTKKEEME is encoded by the coding sequence ATGACTAAAACGATGGAACAACTGCAACAGGAAGTTGACACATACATAACAGGCTTTAAAGAAGGATATTTTCCTCCTATGGAACTCATCGCGCGATTGACAGAAGAGTTAGGGGAATTATCACGGGAAGTTCAAGATCGCTATGGTATGAAGAAGAAAAAATCTACTGAAGCTGTGCGGACTTTGGAGGAAGAAACAGGCGATCTATTATTCGTCCTCATCTGTTTCGCCAACTCACAACAAATCGATTTATCTACAGCACTTGAGACCGTCCTGACAAAATTCAACACAAGAGATAAAGACCGCTGGACTAAAAAGGAGGAAATGGAATGA
- the dapB gene encoding 4-hydroxy-tetrahydrodipicolinate reductase translates to MTIKLAIAGARGRMGGTAVVAGTEAADIEIVAALDYKHDGEYLHNGSVTDAKDGIPIYTSLAALHAAHHPDVLLDVTDPDAVFANASEALSLGMDVVIGTSGLTAEMLEDLESLSNEQQKSCIIAPNFSIGAVLMMKFAQQAARYLGDVEILEMHHDRKLDAPSGTAVKTAEMIREVRAAHIQGHPEEQETLKGARGADVEGMKIHSIRLPGLLAHQEVLLGGEGELLKIRHDSFDRKSFMPGILLAIRESVSTPRFVYGLEKIID, encoded by the coding sequence ATGACGATTAAATTAGCGATAGCAGGTGCACGTGGAAGAATGGGTGGAACTGCGGTAGTGGCAGGTACGGAAGCAGCAGACATTGAAATCGTGGCGGCACTAGATTATAAACATGATGGAGAATATTTACATAATGGTTCAGTAACAGATGCGAAAGATGGAATTCCAATATATACATCTCTTGCAGCGTTACATGCGGCGCACCATCCAGATGTATTACTTGATGTGACGGATCCTGATGCGGTATTCGCTAACGCAAGCGAAGCATTATCTCTTGGTATGGACGTAGTAATCGGAACATCAGGATTGACTGCTGAAATGCTAGAGGACTTGGAGAGCCTTTCCAATGAACAGCAAAAGAGCTGTATTATCGCACCGAACTTCTCGATAGGCGCTGTGTTAATGATGAAATTTGCCCAACAAGCTGCACGTTATTTGGGAGACGTTGAAATACTTGAAATGCACCATGATCGGAAACTCGATGCACCGTCAGGAACTGCTGTTAAAACTGCAGAAATGATTCGTGAAGTCCGTGCAGCTCATATTCAAGGTCATCCTGAAGAACAAGAAACGCTAAAAGGCGCACGCGGTGCAGATGTGGAGGGAATGAAGATTCACAGCATTCGGTTACCTGGATTGCTTGCACATCAAGAAGTGCTCCTTGGCGGTGAAGGAGAGTTACTCAAAATCCGTCATGACTCATTCGATCGTAAGTCCTTTATGCCGGGGATATTACTGGCGATTCGTGAATCAGTTTCCACACCACGATTCGTATACGGGCTTGAAAAAATTATAGATTAA